The Paenibacillus sp. FSL H7-0357 nucleotide sequence CGCTCGGATGCCGAACTCTTCCTGACCTGCCGGCCGCAGGCTTATGTTCGCATCGCAGCGCATGGAGCCTTCTTCCATCTTCACATCGGATACGTCGCAATATTGCATAATGGCCCGTATCTTCTCCAGATAAGCGCGCGCCTCTTCAGGAGAGCGCAGATCCGGTTCGGAGACAATTTCAATCAGCGGTGTGCCTACCCGGTTGAAATCGACGAGGGAAGCAAATCCGCCGTCTACATGAGTCAGCTTGCCCGCATCTTCCTCCAGGTGCAGGCGGGTGATACCGATCCGTTTGGTCTCACCGTTCACTTCGATATCGATCCAGCCGTTCAGACCGATCGGCTGGTCATATTGCGAGATCTGATACGCTTTGGGCGAATCGGGGTAAAAATAGTTCTTGCGGTCGAACTTGCTGACATCGCCGATGGTGCAGTTCAGCGCCATGGCTGCTTTCATCGCATATTCCACCGCCTGGCGGTTCAACACCGGCAGCACGCCGGGGTGACCAAGACAGACGGGACAGGTATGCGTATTGGGCGGAGCGCCAAATTCTGTGGAGCAGCCGCAAAAGATTTTGGACTTGGTATGAAGCTCCACATGAACTTCCAGCCCGATGACCGTTTCGTATTTAGACATAAATGATCTCATCCCTTAAAAGTTTTGTGAGCCTAAGCTTCGAAGACCGCAATTATAGTTGTGGCTGTACTTTATGATGATCTGTATGTTGTTCAAAAGCGTGTGCAACACGCAGTACCGTGCTCTCATCAAATTCCTTACCGATAATTTGCAGACCTACAGGCAGGCCTTCGGCAAAACCGCAAGGGATGCTGACGGCAGGAATGCCGGCGAGACTGACCGGAATGGTCAAAATATCATTCAAATACATCGTGAGCGGATCTTCCGTCTGTGAGCCCAGCTTGAAAGCTGTAGTTGGCGCAGTCGGTCCGATGACGACATCATATTTTTTAAATACTTCGTCGAAATCCTGCTTGATCAAGGTGCGCACTTTCTGCGCCTTCAAGTAATAAGCATCATAATAACCGGAGCTGAGCGCATAAGTGCCGAGCATAATCCGGCGTTTAACTTCCGGTCCAAATCCGTGGCTGCGGGAATTATGGTACAAATCAAGCAATCCGCCGCCGTTATCTATACGCGCACCGTAACGCACCCCGTCAAAACGGGCCAGGTTGGAAGACGCCTCCGAAGAGGAGAGCAAATAATACGCCGCCACAGCATATTCGGTATGCGGAAGAGAAACCTCTTCCCAGACCGCACCCAGACCTTCCAGCACCTTAAGTGCAGACAGCACACTCTCACGGACGGAGGCATCTACACCTTCTCCGATATACTCCTTCGGCACAGCGATGCGCAGCCCGGAAATATCACCGGTAAGTGCGCTTAAGTAATCAGGGATATTCACTTTGGCCGAGGTGGAATCCTGGGCGTCGTATCCGGCAATGGCCTGCAGCACATAAGCGGAATCCTCCACTGTGCGGGTAAGCGGACCAATCTGATCGAGCGAAGAAGCAAATGCCACTAGGCCGTAACGCGAAACCAGACCATAAGTCGGTTTAAGTCCTACCACACCGCAATACGAAGCAGGCTGGCGGATAGAACCGCCGGTATCGGAGCCAAGTGCAAAGAAGACTTCACCGGCAGCTACCGCAGCTGCCGAGCCGCCGCTGGAGCCCCCGGGAACACGTTCCAGATTCCAAGGATTACGCACAGCCACGTAGCTAGAATTCTCATTGGAGCCGCCCATGGCGAACTCGTCCATGTTCAGCTTACCGATGGTTACAGCATCGGCCTGACGCAGTTTGGAAACAACTGTTGCATCATATATCGGCTGGAAATTGTCCAGAAACTGGCTGGCACAGGTTGTGCGCAGTCCTTTGGTCACAATATTATCTTTAATTCCTGCAGGAAGACCAAACAGCAAACCGCGCGCTGCACCGGAAGCCAGCTTGTCGTCCAGAGCACGTGCAGACAGCCGCGCGCCCTCCTCATTTAAAGTTAAAAATGCATGCACCTTCCCGTCACGCTCGGTAATGGCAGCCAGTGATTCTTCCGTCAGTTCGCTGACCGAAATCTCTTTGCTGTGCAGCATGTTATGTACTTCGGGTAGTCGATATTGAAACAGGCTCAACTTTCTTCCTCCTCTCTATTGTCGTTATTCCAGAACTGCCGGTACTTTGAAATGTCCGTCTTCATGTTCAGGTGCGTTAAGCAGAGCTTCTTCTTGGGAAAGGCTCTCCTTCACAACATCGTCCCGCATCACATTGCTGACCTGCAGCACATGCGTTGTCGGCTTCACATGCTCCGTGTCAAGTTCGTTCAATTTCTCCGCATATTGTAAAATAGCATTCATTTGTTCAGTAAAAGTAGCCTCTTCTTCCGGGCTTAACTGCAGGCGGGCCAGCTTGGCCACATGCTGCACATCTTTGACGGTAATGCTCATAAGAAATATCCCTCCTGTTTAAAGGGCTAAAGCGCCCGGATAACGTTTTTAATTATATTGTAGAAGCCTGGACAATTCAATGAGCTTGTCATGTTCATAAAGCTTCAATTCGAACAACAGCTAGTTGCGCTACAGGTTATGGGTACATGAAACAAGAAAAAACGGCTATGGCGTCCTAATAGGGACGGCAGCCGTTTCTGCAGAAATATAAGGATAAAGCATTGCGTGCACCCTATAGATTCTTACATTTTAAGAAGAAACGGACTTGCAGTCCTCTTAGGACTGGCAGCCGCTTCTGCGAAAAATAGAAGGATCATTTATGGCGTGGAACATATAAATTCTTCTATTTCAAAAAAGCCGGCTTGCGCCGGCCTTACCTAAATCCAAGCGCGAAGATTCACCTGTTTGATGAATTCCGCCTGGGACATACTTTCCGTAGACGTCGTTTCCGCCTCTTCTGCTTCCATGTCTTCGCCGTTCATCAAATGATGAAACAGCTTCTCATTGTATGTCGACAAAGCATAGTCGATCAATGCTTCATGTGTTGCTCTCTCAGCCTCTACCACCAGCAATTGTTCTTCCGCCTCAATATCCTCTGCCGTAACATAAAAATTCCTGTTAGCCTGAGGGACACGAATCACATAATCAAACGCATTGTCAGGATTGCGGTCGTAAGCAATCAGGTAGCCGTAGTCTCCAATAGGAAGACTCTGCTCAAAAGCGTCTGCAACAATGACAATTTTCTCTCCTAAACGCAGCATCGTCCTACCTCCTGAGCCAAAATCTATCATGGTTCTACTTGTTTCAACAGTCTACTAAAAAAAGATAGAGCTGTCCAGCAGCAGGAGGAGAGTTCAATGTAATTTCCCTTGAAATTTTCAGAAATGTCGAGAAAAAGCAACATTTTTCTTATTTTTCCGTCAAACTGGGAGTTTATTCCTGGACGTTAACAGAGTAGACCCGGCAATGCACAGCACAATCAGCACGGCTGCTGAGAGAAAAGGGCCTACTCCAGCTGTGCCGCTGTCTACAAGGACTCCGGCAGACAATCCAGGCAGCGCAGCCATCGTCCAAGCAAGCTGGGTTGGCAGCAGACTATAGGCAAGCGATACCCCTGCCACGAGCGCCAGGGCAAGAAACACAGCGGCAGGTCCACGAAGGAAGGAGCTGAACAGCAGTGTCAGTGAGACGCCGCAGAGCAGCCATAGCCCATAGATTCCGGTTGCAGCTGCAACCTCACCCCAGGCAAGCGGACCCATCAGTGCTTCCGTGTAATACCCGGCCCCCGCCGCGCCCAGTCCAAGTGCAATTACAAGCAGGGTCAGCTGTGCAGCCCATTTGGCGATGATAATGACCATCGGAGTAACCGGCTTGGCCATCAGCAGCTCAGCCGTTCCGCTGCTCCGCTCTCCCGCCAGTGCATTCATGCTCCCAAGCGCCAGAACCAGTATGCCAATCGTTCCATATTGGCCAAGCGCTTGCGCCATTACCGCAGCTGCCTCCGGCATTTCAAAGCTCTCCAGCATCCCCGCCGGCACATTTGCGGAAGCTTCCAGAATATCGCGCATGTAATAGGTCACAAGCGGCTGCATAATGCCCAAGATGATAAATACAATCGGTATCCAGATCAGTTTGTAGCTTCGCAGCGTCTCGAGCATTTCTTTCGAGTATAAAGTCCAGAAGCTTCTCATGAGCCCACCACTTTCATGAACAGGTCTTCCAGCGTGGAAGAGCCTGCTTCGAATTGCAGCAGCGGAATATCCAGCTTGCCAGCTTCCTGCAGAATCTCCCGCCGTGCCACTTCTACATCGCTCACATTAAAAATGGCTTTACCTGCAGTAATCTGCGACTGAACAATAAAAGGTTTATGCACAAGGTCCTCCAGCCACCGGAATGCCTTATCCTCTTTCTCTGTATATAGTCTGATAATAGGAAGACTGTACTGTGAACGGAGATAGGATAATGTCCCCTGCTCGGCTATCACACCACGGTTCATTAATATGATATCATCGCATATCTCTTCGGCATCATGCAGCACATGTGTAGAAAAGATGACCGTCGTCTCTTCACGGATCTCCCGCAGCAGTTCCATCACTTCCCGCCGTCCAATCGGATCAAGCGCCGAGACCGGCTCGTCAAGCAGCAGTAGCCGGGGGCGGTGCACCAGTGCCTGCGCCAGACCGAGCCGCTGCTTCATTCCGCCTGAATACCCGGAAATCCGGCGGCGCGCCGACTCGCTGAGACCTACCCGCTCCAGTGCGGCGGCCGACCTCTCGGCTGCTTCTCTGGAGCGCATGCCGCTCAGCTTCGCGGCAAAGACAACATATTCCTGTCCGCTCATCCAGTTGTAAAAAGCCGGGGATTGCGGCAAATATCCCAGTGCTTTGCGGTAATCCGCTCCCGGACGATTGCCGGCAAAGGATATCTCTCCCGACGTAGGCGGCAGCAGACCCGCAAGCATGCGCAGCGTTGTGGTCTTGCCTGCTCCGTTTGGTCCCAGCAAGGCGACACAGCGCCCGGCTTCGATCTCAAAGCTTATACCATCTACGGAGATATGTCTGCCATACCGTTTATGCAGATCGGCAACCTTAAGCAGCGGCATCAGTTCTCATTCCTTCCTGCTGTAAAATAAGCAATACTGCCCAACAGATTGCCAAATACTATTATAATAATCCACATCCATTTCGGACCCCGCACTTTCTCCGCTCTGGCCAAAGATATCAATCCGACAATGGCCAGCAAGATCTGAAGTGCAAGCAGCGGCCAAACCAAACCCCAATTCACTTTGTCCATCCCAGCATCCCCCGTTCTATTCTTTGCATACAGAAGGATCTTTCCTGACATCCTGTATTGATTAATCCCGTTTTCTTCTTCGTCTATCTGGCAAAATCACAAACAACAGGTAGCAAACTACCGGGGTGGGTATTCCGGTAAGACCCCAGACTCCCCAGAACCATGCCATGCCACCTTCGCCTCTCTTCTGCGCATCCCGGAATATCCATGTCCCCTGCAGCATCAGCACGGCAGCTAAGCAAATCCACAACCATAAAGGCACATCCTTCAGTTCACTCACTCTTCCGTATCCTCCCGCCGCAGTCTGATCCGCGAAACCCCCAGACTGCCAAGTGCCGCGAGGGGGAATACCGCCTGCAGTACCCAATAAAATACAGGGGCTGATCCCAAGGCAGTAAGAATGATACTGAGCACAATCAGAGCCAGGCACAAAAACAGCAGCAGCTCATTGCGGCTCTTACGGCGCCTGCGGAGGGTCTCGGCGGCAATGAGTTCTTCCATAACCAACAAGGATGGCGGCGAAATGTCATCAAATTGCGCATCCAAAATATTCAATTCTGCGTTCAACTGGACCAGCAGTTCTTCATCATCAGGTTTCATCCTCATTCAGCTCCTTTCGCAGGTGGTTAAGGCCGGCAGACACACGTGATTTGACTGTACCCGATGGGACTTGCAGAATCACACCGATTTCTTCATAGCTGTAACCGTAATAATGCTTCAGCAGTACGGCTATCCGCTGAGGTGAGGGAATCCGGGAGAGCGCATCAAGTAGATCGCTCCATTCTATATTCCGGCTCTCAAACCGCCAGCGGATGGACAACACGCCCTGCTCCTGGCGCCGCCACTCTGCTTCACGTTTCCATCTCCGCTTCCGGTCGATATATAGACGGGTAGCGATCGTGATCAACCATGAGGAAAAAGAAGAGGAACCATCGTAGCTTCTAATCTTCTCCATGCATCTGACCATAGTATCCTGGGCAAGCTCCTCGGCGAGCAATGGGTCCATGGTGACCTTGATTAGGTATTTGTACAAAAAGCTGTAATGCTCCCGCAGCAGTAACGCAAGCGCCGAAGCATCGCCCTGCTGTGCCAGCTTGATTCTCTCCAGCGTCACGTCGCTCATTGATCCCTCCATGCTTCCTTCATTCACACCGTAATACGAATAGCTATATCAATTCGTTCATTCGTGATCCAAATTATTTTGCAGCTCCCAAAGTCTCCGCCGCCAAGGCTGAACTGCACCTTTCCCTCCAGGGAAATGCCAGAATAAAGTCCGCTCCAAACCGTCTGGAGTTCTGCCGAGAGCAGGAAGCTCCGTTTCTTTCCCTTTACCGACTGTGAAGATTTCACTAGCTGTATCTGGCTTTCCATCGTCCATCTGGTAATGTATATCGTTCTTCAAGCCGCTTCCTCCCATGCAATTCAACCTATTATGTAGACAAAAAAAAGAACGCAAACCGGGATTATTCCACAGTCTGCGTGCTTCGCGAGGTAAATGTTACATTTAATTAACATTATTGTAGCAACTTTGTATCTTTATGTCCATCTCTATTTTCCCGGTTCATGTCGCATCCAAGAGAATAAGGTCACTGCATGGGAACGTAAGGATTGCGGAGACGTTCAAAGCCGATGGTTGTCCGCGGACCATGTCCCGGATATACCTTCACTTCTTCATCCAGCCGGTACAGCTTCCCGCGGATGGAGTCAATTAAATCCCGCTCTCTGCCACCGGGCAGATCGGTACGTCCGACCCCCAGCTTAAACAGCACATCCCCGGAGAACAGATCATTTCCACACAGGAAGCTTACACTTCCCGGAGAATGCCCTGGGGTATGCATCACCCGGAAGGTGAGGCCCAGCAGCTGTAGAATCTGTCCTTCTGCCAGATCATACTCTGCAGGATCTGTGCTAATCGGAGGCGAGGCTTCCGGCCACATCAGTGAGCCGTTCAGCTTGGGACTGCTCAGCCATTCACTCTCCAGAGGATGAACATAGACAGGACATTTCTTGGCTTTGCGTATTTCATCTACGCCGCCGATATGATCGAAATGGGCATGTGTCAGCAAAATCGCTTCAATCTCCATGCCTTCTATAGCCCGCACAAGACCAGCAGGATTCATACCGGGATCGATGATAATGCCACGCCCGGGATCTGCCCCGGTCAACAAATACGCATTGGTCTGGAGCGGCCCTAGATTATAGGAACGTATATTAAGCATAATTTAAAAGCCGGAGATCAGGCTGCGCAGCTCTCCCGCGATAACTGCGTGCGATTCCGTTCCTTCCCCGTAGGCTTGTCCCATCGCCTTGCGTACTTCAGCAATCTTGCTCTCGTAATCCGCGGCTTCGCGGTCGGGATTCTCCTGTTTGAATGCAGCCATCAGAGACTGCACATGCTCCGGACGCGGACCCCAATGACCGAGCACATAACCTCCAGTATCGGCAAAGATGACAATCGGCACCGATCTGCCGCCCATCGTCAGGAAATCATCCATGACATCCTGATTCTCTTCCAGAATCAGCACTTCAGTCTTAATCCCCGCTGTCTCAAGAATGCGGAATACAACCGGCACATTACGCACTACGTCACCGCACCAATCGGCAGCCAAGATCAGCACCCGCAAATCATCGCGATGGTTCAGGCTCTCAAAGTATTCCCGGTCGCTTTCGTTATCCCAGGCAAACTTCTCATACCAGGACTCAAATGCCTGCTGATTCTTCGTCATCCCTTCCACGAACTGGCGCGGAGTAAGACCTTGACCAAATTTATGGGCTACATTCTGCTTCATACTGCACTACCTTTCTTCTTGGATTTGTACCACTTGAACAGAAAATATATAACGATAATGGCTATTGCAACGAGAATCAGCTCATGGGTGTACTTGGCCGCAACCTCGTCAATCGTTTTCCATTTGTCACCCAGAGTGTAGCCCAGGTAGACAAACAGTGCGCTCCACGGAATAACCGCGAGTGTGGTCAGCAGAGTGAATTTGCCTAACGGCATACGTGATATCCCTGCCGGCACGGAAATGGCATGGCGGACAATCGGAATGAAGCGGGCCGTAAAAATAACACCGGTACCGTACTTGTTGAACCATTCTTCGGAATGATCAATATGCTTCTTCTTGATAAAAATATACTTCCCGTATTTCTCCAGCACAGGTCTGCCGCCATAACGGCCGATCCAATACACAAAGATCTGGGCAATGACCCCACCCACCGTTCCAAAAAGAACTGCGCCAAAAAAGTTAATCTGCCCTTGCGAAACCAAGTATCCGCCAAAAGCAAGCACAATCTCACTCGGTATTACTTCAATCATGAGTCCGATCATAATCCCGAAATACCCAAGACTCTGAATCCACTCAAACAACTGCGAGACCAGATCAGAAAAAAAATGCAATGCAGCTCCTCCTCCCGTATTTGCGGAATTAGGCTTAGCGCCCTTCAGGCTCAGACGAACAACGCTTCCGCTCTATGTATCCAGCTTCTTCTAGCCTATTCTAGCATATGCGGCCTTACGACTTCTACTTACGAAGATGGAATCTATGGCATTCAACAGATTGACAATTTATGAAATCAGTGCAATTATATATTTAGATAATTATTTAAATATCGAAAGGTCGGATCGAAAATGAATGAATCCTTCAAAGCGCTGGCCGATCCTACCCGGCGGCAGATCATCCGGCTGCTGCGGGAAAAAGACCGTACGGCCGGAGAAATCGCCGATTATTTTCAGATGTCAAAACCAAGCATTTCGCATCATCTCAGCGCACTGAAGCATGCCGGTCTGGTACAGGATGAACGGAAGGGACAGTTCATTCTTTATTCACTGGATACCACTGTGCTTGAAGAGGTGCTTGGATGGTTCCTGGAATTGACCGGCACGGGAAAAGGAAGTGCACCAGATCATTTACCTGCAGAAGACGGCAAAAGGCAACACAACCATTCTAACTCGGAGGTTGAGTAAAGATGAAAAATTTCAAATGGAAGTGGCAGGACACACTAATAGTCATTTTGGGGCTTCTTTCTCTTGGTTATGCGCTCATTAATTATGGCAAACTGCCTGACCAGCTCCCTCTCCAGTTCGGCATTACTGGAGAGGTTAACCGGTACGGGAGCAAAGGGTCGGCGATTGCACTGCTGGCATTCATGGGCCTGGCATTTCCCATTGGAATGCAGTTCATACGGAATATCGATCCCAAGAAAGAGAATTACTCGAAATTCGAAGGTGCTTATAAAATGACCCGCCTGGCTATCGCGGTGCTCGCCGATACTATACTTGTCCTAACCGTAGCCAGCAGTCTTGACCAAAATATTCCGGTCAGCAAATTAACTATGGTAGCAGTTGGCCTGCTGTTCATTGTTATTGGAAATTATATGCCGCAAGTTAAAGATAACTATTTCATCGGCATCCGCACCCCATGGACGCTGGCCAGTCCGGAGGTATGGCGGAAAACTCACCGTTTCTCAGGGTTCATGTGGATGCTGGGCGGGCTGCTGATTGCACTTGGCGCATTTATGCCAAAAACCCTGTCCATTAGTATGATTATCACGGCCTTGCTGATCGCGACCATCATCCCGTACGTCTACTCCTGGTTCACCTCTCAGCGGATGAAGGCATGAGAGTAGGCCTGTCGGCTGCATTCCATATAGTGTAGCTGCTTGCAGTAATTTGGAGCGGCAGACGGACTTTTCTGATACCTGCTGATCAATACGCCGCTGTTGGCGTCTGTATGCTGACACTGCATGCTTCTGCTACCGGGCTGTATGCCGCAGCCAACACCTTTCTGAGCCGAAGCTCCAATGCTTCGGCTTCTGCTGTGAATGCAAACCGCCGGTCATTGTGCTGTTGTCCTTTGCGGCACTCGCTGTCCGCCTGCAGGCGGAATTGCTGCAGCAGATCGCGACCCGCAGCCGCACTGGCTGTCCCTCCCGCCCTATCCCCCGCTATCAACCTGCGCTGACTCATGTCGAGCATTCCATCAATCGCTTTTACCCTTTTGGCGGTATTATAGACATCCGCCTTCAAACTTCTGCGTATCCAGTGCAGTGCCTCTCCCGGATTACTCCCGTTCATCGACCTTTCCGCTATTTCCCATTGCACCGCAGCGTCTTCTGGCGCGTAGGCCAAGCTTACGGTCAGCAGATCCATTGCCTCCCGGTCCGGGAGCAGCCTTGATAGACTAACAACTGCCCGGGGCTCACGGGGATTCCATTCCAGCGATTGCCGGAGCAGCGCAATTCTCCCTGCAGGGTCCGGTTCGCGGGCAGCCACCCTATGTAATTCGGCCCCCTTCATTAGCTGAAAGGATAGCAGACTTAGCACCAAGCAAAGGCACCCGGTGCAGACCGCAGCAGTAGCAGCCCTTACCCTTCGCTTCAAAACGAAGTGACGCAACTGTAGGCTGAGCCGCTGAGCTCTGCTCAAC carries:
- a CDS encoding YxlC family protein, coding for MKPDDEELLVQLNAELNILDAQFDDISPPSLLVMEELIAAETLRRRRKSRNELLLFLCLALIVLSIILTALGSAPVFYWVLQAVFPLAALGSLGVSRIRLRREDTEE
- a CDS encoding PLD nuclease N-terminal domain-containing protein, coding for MDKVNWGLVWPLLALQILLAIVGLISLARAEKVRGPKWMWIIIIVFGNLLGSIAYFTAGRNEN
- a CDS encoding thioredoxin family protein, with the protein product MKQNVAHKFGQGLTPRQFVEGMTKNQQAFESWYEKFAWDNESDREYFESLNHRDDLRVLILAADWCGDVVRNVPVVFRILETAGIKTEVLILEENQDVMDDFLTMGGRSVPIVIFADTGGYVLGHWGPRPEHVQSLMAAFKQENPDREAADYESKIAEVRKAMGQAYGEGTESHAVIAGELRSLISGF
- a CDS encoding DedA family protein; its protein translation is MHFFSDLVSQLFEWIQSLGYFGIMIGLMIEVIPSEIVLAFGGYLVSQGQINFFGAVLFGTVGGVIAQIFVYWIGRYGGRPVLEKYGKYIFIKKKHIDHSEEWFNKYGTGVIFTARFIPIVRHAISVPAGISRMPLGKFTLLTTLAVIPWSALFVYLGYTLGDKWKTIDEVAAKYTHELILVAIAIIVIYFLFKWYKSKKKGSAV
- the sigY gene encoding RNA polymerase sigma factor SigY encodes the protein MSDVTLERIKLAQQGDASALALLLREHYSFLYKYLIKVTMDPLLAEELAQDTMVRCMEKIRSYDGSSSFSSWLITIATRLYIDRKRRWKREAEWRRQEQGVLSIRWRFESRNIEWSDLLDALSRIPSPQRIAVLLKHYYGYSYEEIGVILQVPSGTVKSRVSAGLNHLRKELNEDET
- the gatA gene encoding Asp-tRNA(Asn)/Glu-tRNA(Gln) amidotransferase subunit GatA, producing the protein MSLFQYRLPEVHNMLHSKEISVSELTEESLAAITERDGKVHAFLTLNEEGARLSARALDDKLASGAARGLLFGLPAGIKDNIVTKGLRTTCASQFLDNFQPIYDATVVSKLRQADAVTIGKLNMDEFAMGGSNENSSYVAVRNPWNLERVPGGSSGGSAAAVAAGEVFFALGSDTGGSIRQPASYCGVVGLKPTYGLVSRYGLVAFASSLDQIGPLTRTVEDSAYVLQAIAGYDAQDSTSAKVNIPDYLSALTGDISGLRIAVPKEYIGEGVDASVRESVLSALKVLEGLGAVWEEVSLPHTEYAVAAYYLLSSSEASSNLARFDGVRYGARIDNGGGLLDLYHNSRSHGFGPEVKRRIMLGTYALSSGYYDAYYLKAQKVRTLIKQDFDEVFKKYDVVIGPTAPTTAFKLGSQTEDPLTMYLNDILTIPVSLAGIPAVSIPCGFAEGLPVGLQIIGKEFDESTVLRVAHAFEQHTDHHKVQPQL
- a CDS encoding ABC transporter ATP-binding protein, with translation MPLLKVADLHKRYGRHISVDGISFEIEAGRCVALLGPNGAGKTTTLRMLAGLLPPTSGEISFAGNRPGADYRKALGYLPQSPAFYNWMSGQEYVVFAAKLSGMRSREAAERSAAALERVGLSESARRRISGYSGGMKQRLGLAQALVHRPRLLLLDEPVSALDPIGRREVMELLREIREETTVIFSTHVLHDAEEICDDIILMNRGVIAEQGTLSYLRSQYSLPIIRLYTEKEDKAFRWLEDLVHKPFIVQSQITAGKAIFNVSDVEVARREILQEAGKLDIPLLQFEAGSSTLEDLFMKVVGS
- a CDS encoding ABC transporter permease subunit — encoded protein: MRSFWTLYSKEMLETLRSYKLIWIPIVFIILGIMQPLVTYYMRDILEASANVPAGMLESFEMPEAAAVMAQALGQYGTIGILVLALGSMNALAGERSSGTAELLMAKPVTPMVIIIAKWAAQLTLLVIALGLGAAGAGYYTEALMGPLAWGEVAAATGIYGLWLLCGVSLTLLFSSFLRGPAAVFLALALVAGVSLAYSLLPTQLAWTMAALPGLSAGVLVDSGTAGVGPFLSAAVLIVLCIAGSTLLTSRNKLPV
- a CDS encoding SdpI family protein — protein: MKNFKWKWQDTLIVILGLLSLGYALINYGKLPDQLPLQFGITGEVNRYGSKGSAIALLAFMGLAFPIGMQFIRNIDPKKENYSKFEGAYKMTRLAIAVLADTILVLTVASSLDQNIPVSKLTMVAVGLLFIVIGNYMPQVKDNYFIGIRTPWTLASPEVWRKTHRFSGFMWMLGGLLIALGAFMPKTLSISMIITALLIATIIPYVYSWFTSQRMKA
- a CDS encoding autorepressor SdpR family transcription factor, producing MNESFKALADPTRRQIIRLLREKDRTAGEIADYFQMSKPSISHHLSALKHAGLVQDERKGQFILYSLDTTVLEEVLGWFLELTGTGKGSAPDHLPAEDGKRQHNHSNSEVE
- the gatC gene encoding Asp-tRNA(Asn)/Glu-tRNA(Gln) amidotransferase subunit GatC, which gives rise to MSITVKDVQHVAKLARLQLSPEEEATFTEQMNAILQYAEKLNELDTEHVKPTTHVLQVSNVMRDDVVKESLSQEEALLNAPEHEDGHFKVPAVLE
- a CDS encoding MBL fold metallo-hydrolase, translated to MMLNIRSYNLGPLQTNAYLLTGADPGRGIIIDPGMNPAGLVRAIEGMEIEAILLTHAHFDHIGGVDEIRKAKKCPVYVHPLESEWLSSPKLNGSLMWPEASPPISTDPAEYDLAEGQILQLLGLTFRVMHTPGHSPGSVSFLCGNDLFSGDVLFKLGVGRTDLPGGRERDLIDSIRGKLYRLDEEVKVYPGHGPRTTIGFERLRNPYVPMQ